Proteins found in one Methanomassiliicoccus sp. genomic segment:
- a CDS encoding DUF521 domain-containing protein, with product MLLTRDEESVLAGEKGEGLRTAMELLVALGDIYDAEELVPISSAHLSGVSYKTIGEGGIEFLERLSKDAKVCVPTTLNPAGMDRQKWKEMGISPRFADRQLHIIDQYERLGVNTDCSCTPYLGTNIPQKGQTLAWAESNALSFANSVIGARTNREGGPGALAAAIVGKTPRYGLHLDENRAPAIFVSVELDKVDYSLLGQAVGSAVGGRVPYFRGIRPTVDQLKTLAAAMAAAGSVALFHVEGVTPEAGIHDLKGLDRLAVGKREVEAARNKFETGKDPELIALGCPHLSVEEIRDLASKLRGKHRKGDAEVWFCTSRCTAAKCPRELDVLSKFGRVVCDTCMVVAPIEERFRTTATNSGKACNYLPTLCSQKVVYRSTDGLVEMIS from the coding sequence ATGTTACTTACAAGGGATGAGGAGTCTGTCCTGGCGGGCGAGAAGGGCGAGGGCCTGAGGACAGCCATGGAGCTTCTGGTGGCTCTTGGCGATATCTATGATGCCGAGGAGCTGGTGCCCATATCCTCCGCGCACCTCTCTGGCGTTTCCTACAAGACCATCGGTGAAGGAGGGATAGAGTTCCTGGAGCGGTTATCCAAAGATGCCAAGGTGTGCGTTCCCACGACCCTCAACCCTGCAGGGATGGACAGACAGAAGTGGAAGGAGATGGGTATATCTCCCCGCTTTGCCGATCGCCAGCTGCATATAATCGACCAGTATGAGCGCTTGGGGGTCAACACGGACTGCTCCTGCACCCCCTATCTGGGAACGAACATCCCTCAGAAGGGGCAGACCCTGGCATGGGCGGAGTCCAACGCTCTGTCGTTCGCCAACTCCGTGATCGGGGCCAGGACCAACCGCGAAGGAGGGCCAGGAGCGTTGGCAGCTGCCATCGTGGGCAAGACCCCCCGGTACGGTCTCCATCTGGATGAGAACCGCGCTCCCGCCATCTTCGTCAGCGTGGAGCTTGACAAGGTGGACTACTCCCTCCTCGGTCAGGCCGTAGGTTCCGCCGTGGGCGGACGCGTCCCCTATTTCAGAGGCATCCGTCCAACGGTTGACCAGCTAAAGACCCTGGCCGCGGCCATGGCGGCCGCGGGCTCCGTTGCTCTTTTCCACGTGGAAGGTGTCACCCCTGAGGCGGGGATCCATGACCTCAAGGGCTTGGACCGCCTGGCCGTAGGCAAGAGGGAGGTCGAGGCCGCAAGGAACAAGTTCGAGACCGGTAAGGACCCGGAGCTCATTGCCCTAGGATGCCCGCATCTATCGGTCGAGGAGATTAGGGACCTTGCCTCCAAGCTTAGAGGGAAGCACCGCAAAGGGGACGCCGAGGTGTGGTTCTGTACCTCTCGATGCACCGCGGCCAAATGCCCAAGGGAACTAGACGTGCTGTCGAAGTTCGGCCGTGTGGTCTGCGACACCTGCATGGTGGTGGCACCCATAGAGGAACGTTTCAGGACCACCGCCACGAACTCGGGGAAGGCCTGCAACTACCTCCCCACGCTATGTTCGCAGAAGGTGGTGTACCGTTCCACCGACGGCCTCGTGGAGATGATATCATGA
- a CDS encoding inorganic phosphate transporter: MIDPALLAMIISGVALFFAFTNGFQDSSATVATMVACRAATPRTSVLYSAAFGFLGAILGGSAVAFTIGGLVQVPQPEALLPILLAAVLSASTWNLITWWFGLPSSSTHALVGGLVGGGLAGAGAGSISWGTTELLNGELTGLTKILLLLVFSVAIGFLGGYLMKKASMLALMNAKRSANRPIRRAQFLTTAVLSFSHGANDGQKQMGVIIIALLAGGMISVQEIPLWVRLLVAGAIAMGTIGGGWKIMKTLGRRIFPIKPIDSLDSQIASSVTILLSTAAGAPVSSTQVVASSVMGVGAGERAKMVQWSVGKHMVVSWMLTIPASAALSALIFNIIKLLFGL; encoded by the coding sequence CTGATAGACCCCGCGCTTCTGGCCATGATCATCTCGGGGGTGGCCCTGTTCTTCGCATTCACCAACGGGTTCCAGGATTCCAGCGCGACCGTGGCCACGATGGTGGCCTGCCGGGCGGCCACGCCCAGGACCAGCGTGCTCTACTCCGCGGCCTTTGGGTTCCTGGGCGCCATACTTGGGGGTAGCGCGGTGGCCTTCACCATTGGGGGCCTGGTCCAGGTCCCGCAGCCGGAGGCCCTTTTGCCGATCCTCCTAGCCGCGGTGCTGAGCGCTTCGACATGGAACCTTATCACATGGTGGTTCGGCCTCCCCTCATCCTCCACCCATGCCCTGGTAGGGGGGCTGGTCGGCGGAGGCCTCGCCGGGGCTGGCGCGGGCAGCATCAGCTGGGGGACCACAGAGCTGTTGAACGGGGAGCTCACTGGGCTCACCAAGATACTGCTTCTGCTGGTCTTCTCTGTGGCCATAGGGTTCTTGGGCGGGTACCTCATGAAGAAGGCCAGCATGCTAGCCCTTATGAACGCCAAGCGGTCGGCCAACCGCCCCATCCGCCGTGCCCAGTTCCTCACCACCGCCGTGCTGTCCTTCTCCCACGGGGCCAACGATGGTCAGAAGCAGATGGGTGTGATCATCATCGCCCTCCTGGCCGGAGGAATGATCAGCGTGCAGGAAATACCTTTGTGGGTCCGCCTTCTGGTGGCCGGGGCCATCGCCATGGGAACGATCGGCGGGGGCTGGAAGATCATGAAGACGCTGGGCAGGAGGATATTCCCCATCAAGCCCATAGACAGCCTGGACTCTCAGATCGCATCCTCGGTCACGATATTGCTGTCCACCGCTGCGGGCGCTCCCGTGTCCTCCACGCAGGTGGTCGCCTCCAGCGTCATGGGGGTAGGGGCAGGGGAACGGGCCAAGATGGTCCAGTGGTCGGTGGGCAAGCACATGGTGGTCTCATGGATGCTGACGATACCGGCCTCGGCAGCTTTGTCTGCGTTGATATTTAATATCATCAAACTGCTGTTCGGCCTCTAG
- a CDS encoding DUF47 family protein: MENKGQETKVGLWNSIFPPRYDFLGMLLSQATETRDGVKALHEWLDMDDLTREPDELIRIEQQADDLRLRTEDLLLEAFSTPFDRQDIYSFSRQMDHILNYCLSTAHEMRAFQVHPDGTIKSMTTSLHQGTEMIVEAVRIMAKDPAATKMMIVGMRKTEHDIEKTYVACMAYQFTTDDIVEIIKKREVYHHLKDAGRALSITVDILHRIVVELA, translated from the coding sequence ATGGAGAACAAAGGGCAGGAAACGAAGGTCGGTCTATGGAACTCCATCTTTCCTCCCAGGTACGACTTTCTAGGAATGCTCCTGTCCCAGGCTACTGAAACACGCGATGGGGTTAAGGCGCTCCACGAGTGGCTGGACATGGACGATCTGACCCGGGAGCCAGATGAACTCATAAGGATCGAGCAGCAGGCCGACGACCTCAGGCTGCGCACGGAAGACCTGCTTCTGGAGGCTTTCTCCACTCCCTTCGACCGTCAGGATATCTACTCATTTTCCAGACAGATGGACCACATCCTCAACTATTGCCTCTCCACGGCCCACGAGATGCGTGCCTTTCAGGTCCACCCGGACGGCACCATCAAGTCAATGACCACAAGCCTTCACCAGGGAACGGAGATGATAGTGGAGGCGGTCAGGATAATGGCCAAGGACCCAGCGGCCACGAAGATGATGATCGTGGGGATGAGAAAGACCGAGCATGACATAGAGAAGACCTATGTCGCCTGCATGGCCTACCAGTTCACGACCGACGATATCGTTGAAATAATCAAGAAGCGCGAGGTCTACCACCATCTAAAAGATGCGGGCAGGGCGCTGAGCATCACGGTCGATATACTACACAGGATAGTGGTGGAACTGGCCTAG
- a CDS encoding META domain-containing protein, with product MCKVDRIEGRASYRERIPLPPGAVLEVVLEDVSIQDIKATEVARSVIGDPAGPPFAFVIEYDAATIIPSLQYAVRARILVNGRLWCTSDTFYPVLTGGSGSKADIMMRMVREAEALSIMGGELHFVDGEGTFTEVDTGKRYPLAREGDYDRLEASYRQVAAGGPLFVTFEGVIILGGGTVVVKRFIRAWPGHSNERSRSNAELANTYWRIVDLQGQAITTVEGRREPHMLLKEVDGHRRCSATVGCNQLVSGYEQRGESLTFGMAASTLMACGPPLDDWERRLGQVLSGTRRYRIKGATMELFDEAGDSIALLEAVYL from the coding sequence ATGTGCAAGGTTGACCGTATTGAAGGGAGAGCCAGCTACCGGGAGCGAATACCCCTTCCACCAGGCGCGGTATTGGAGGTCGTTCTGGAGGACGTGTCCATTCAGGATATTAAGGCCACCGAGGTCGCACGGAGTGTCATTGGGGATCCGGCCGGGCCGCCGTTCGCGTTCGTGATCGAGTACGATGCGGCGACCATAATCCCCTCACTGCAGTACGCGGTGCGAGCCCGGATTCTGGTGAATGGAAGATTGTGGTGTACCTCAGACACGTTCTACCCTGTGCTCACCGGGGGCTCGGGGTCCAAGGCTGACATCATGATGCGCATGGTCCGCGAGGCGGAAGCCCTGAGCATAATGGGCGGCGAACTCCACTTTGTCGATGGGGAGGGCACCTTCACTGAGGTCGATACCGGGAAAAGGTACCCTCTCGCCCGTGAAGGTGACTACGATCGCCTGGAAGCATCATACCGTCAGGTTGCTGCAGGAGGACCGTTGTTCGTGACCTTTGAGGGCGTCATAATCCTCGGGGGCGGAACGGTCGTGGTCAAGCGATTCATCCGTGCTTGGCCGGGCCATAGCAACGAAAGGTCCAGGAGCAATGCGGAGCTGGCCAACACCTACTGGCGCATCGTCGACCTGCAGGGCCAGGCCATCACCACCGTGGAAGGCCGACGGGAGCCGCACATGCTGCTCAAAGAGGTGGACGGCCACCGGAGATGCTCGGCCACAGTGGGGTGTAACCAGCTGGTCAGCGGGTACGAACAGCGGGGAGAAAGCCTGACCTTCGGTATGGCCGCCTCAACCTTGATGGCCTGCGGCCCTCCCCTGGACGATTGGGAGCGACGCCTGGGCCAAGTGTTGTCAGGGACAAGACGTTACCGGATCAAGGGTGCCACGATGGAGCTGTTCGATGAAGCTGGGGACAGCATCGCCCTGTTAGAGGCCGTTTACCTCTGA
- a CDS encoding DUF359 domain-containing protein, producing MRAQLATGFGNLVPLEDLPAEMDGCKLLMAVGDMVSLTLLENGFTPDLVVYDLMTERRPFTSLTAKLRDMEGVDVKVANPAGQISAELVREIARAFDRNVPTKVLVEGEEDLAALVCAAMAPIGSCLVFGIPGKGMALLKIDQNAADQARSLIYSMEELN from the coding sequence ATGAGGGCTCAGCTCGCGACCGGTTTCGGTAATTTGGTCCCATTAGAGGACCTTCCTGCCGAGATGGATGGATGCAAGCTCCTAATGGCCGTCGGTGACATGGTATCTCTCACTCTGCTGGAAAACGGTTTCACACCGGACCTGGTCGTTTATGACCTCATGACCGAGCGCCGGCCGTTCACCTCTCTGACGGCCAAGCTCAGGGACATGGAGGGAGTTGACGTCAAGGTTGCGAACCCGGCGGGTCAGATCAGTGCTGAGCTCGTGCGCGAGATCGCTCGAGCTTTTGATAGGAACGTTCCAACGAAAGTCCTGGTCGAGGGCGAGGAGGATCTGGCCGCATTGGTCTGCGCGGCCATGGCTCCTATAGGCTCCTGTCTTGTCTTTGGCATCCCTGGTAAGGGAATGGCATTGTTGAAGATAGACCAGAACGCAGCGGACCAAGCAAGATCGTTGATATATTCGATGGAGGAATTGAATTGA
- a CDS encoding 30S ribosomal protein S27ae, producing MAKDAKAAGAAPADKKPESKDKGKAAAGKKAGGEASAKKDHYTVKDGKLERKGRNCPKCGPGVFLAEHKDRNSCGKCGYTEFKNKK from the coding sequence ATGGCAAAGGACGCTAAGGCCGCCGGGGCGGCACCTGCAGACAAGAAGCCAGAATCGAAGGACAAGGGAAAGGCCGCAGCTGGCAAGAAGGCTGGCGGCGAGGCCTCCGCCAAGAAGGACCACTACACGGTTAAGGATGGAAAGCTGGAGCGCAAGGGACGCAACTGCCCCAAGTGCGGTCCGGGTGTTTTCCTGGCGGAGCACAAGGACCGCAACTCCTGCGGGAAGTGCGGTTACACCGAGTTCAAGAACAAGAAGTAA
- the rps24e gene encoding 30S ribosomal protein S24e: MKLEIVSKSENKLMDRVDVEFKTDHVGEPSPNRDAVRTALAGALGVQKERVVVSDMASRFGMGASDGYAKVYGSVDSAKKYEANYLLVRNGLAEKKAKKPKPAPAAKKKKAK; the protein is encoded by the coding sequence TTGAAGTTAGAGATCGTCAGTAAGAGCGAGAACAAGCTCATGGACAGGGTCGACGTCGAGTTCAAGACCGACCACGTCGGTGAGCCTTCCCCTAACCGCGATGCGGTCCGCACAGCCTTGGCAGGTGCCTTGGGCGTTCAGAAGGAGCGCGTCGTGGTATCGGACATGGCCTCCCGGTTCGGGATGGGAGCCAGCGACGGATACGCCAAGGTGTATGGATCTGTCGACAGCGCCAAGAAGTATGAGGCCAACTACCTGCTGGTACGCAATGGACTCGCGGAGAAGAAGGCAAAGAAGCCCAAGCCCGCTCCCGCGGCCAAGAAGAAGAAGGCCAAGTAA
- a CDS encoding KaiA-binding protein: MTTCSVPSGNEIIRISSGIPGLDPMIEGGFPFPAVIMVAGTAGVGKTTFALKYLSEGARRGEQGLYFTTLSEPTQWMLRYASQFKFIDPEMFGDKIIYSDLGAMIRDIEPADLLNIMEEKIAEVMPQRIVIDPISVIGSMMRGNYRAFLFDMANRLKNWNATTVVTGEVLPGELYPSDLGYAVDGIILLLMAEEEGARRKYLEVLKMRGTDHMTGKQSIDINRNDGIVVLKSRF; encoded by the coding sequence ATGACAACATGCAGCGTTCCGAGTGGAAATGAGATCATCAGGATCAGCTCCGGTATCCCTGGCCTAGACCCGATGATAGAAGGGGGATTCCCGTTCCCGGCCGTTATAATGGTCGCAGGCACCGCCGGTGTCGGTAAGACTACCTTTGCCCTCAAGTACCTCAGCGAAGGCGCTCGGAGAGGTGAGCAAGGGCTCTACTTCACCACCCTGTCAGAACCTACCCAGTGGATGTTGAGGTATGCGTCACAGTTCAAGTTCATCGACCCCGAGATGTTCGGGGACAAGATCATCTACTCCGACCTGGGAGCTATGATCCGGGACATCGAACCTGCGGACCTACTTAACATCATGGAGGAGAAGATCGCAGAGGTCATGCCCCAGCGCATCGTCATCGATCCCATATCCGTGATCGGCAGCATGATGAGGGGCAACTACCGTGCATTCCTTTTCGACATGGCCAATCGGCTGAAGAACTGGAACGCTACCACGGTGGTCACCGGAGAGGTGCTTCCCGGAGAACTGTACCCCAGCGATCTAGGTTACGCCGTCGATGGAATAATCTTGCTGCTGATGGCCGAGGAGGAAGGTGCCAGGCGCAAGTACTTAGAGGTCCTGAAGATGAGAGGTACCGATCACATGACAGGCAAGCAGTCCATCGACATTAACCGCAATGATGGCATCGTGGTCCTGAAGTCCCGTTTCTGA
- a CDS encoding DNA-directed RNA polymerase, protein MYLLSTKEKVVRIPPERLGEDLTDVINQLSWESFEGKIEGSDSLTVLVSNVEPMGEGRIVHGDGAIYQNVKYNSLVFRPMLQEVIEGTVVEVLKFGAFVRFGPLDGLLHISQIMDDRIDIDTENGRLLGKDTKRDLKVGDTVRARIVALSLNERSPRESKIGLTMRQPGLGKLEWIEEERKKTSGGAA, encoded by the coding sequence ATGTACCTATTGTCAACCAAGGAGAAGGTCGTGCGCATCCCGCCTGAGCGGCTCGGCGAAGACCTTACTGACGTCATCAATCAATTGAGCTGGGAGTCCTTCGAGGGTAAGATCGAGGGCTCCGACTCTTTGACCGTCCTGGTGTCCAACGTGGAGCCGATGGGTGAGGGGCGCATCGTCCATGGAGACGGTGCCATCTACCAGAACGTGAAGTATAACAGCCTGGTGTTCAGACCCATGCTCCAAGAGGTCATCGAAGGTACTGTGGTCGAGGTCCTCAAGTTCGGAGCGTTCGTTCGCTTCGGCCCTCTGGACGGACTTCTTCATATCAGCCAAATAATGGATGATCGTATAGACATCGACACCGAGAACGGCCGCCTTCTGGGAAAGGACACCAAGCGTGACCTCAAGGTGGGTGATACCGTCCGAGCTCGCATCGTGGCCTTGAGCTTGAACGAGAGGAGCCCCCGTGAATCCAAGATCGGCCTCACCATGCGGCAGCCGGGCCTCGGCAAGCTGGAATGGATCGAGGAGGAACGGAAGAAGACCAGCGGTGGTGCGGCATGA
- a CDS encoding sodium-translocating pyrophosphatase: MAIEIDAWVYLIPIAGVIGLLVAGLLTRHIFKKDTGTPEMKFIGDAIREGAMAYLARQYKTIAIISVILGIIIMIGLRFEVGVAFLLGAFFSALSGYIGMYVAVNSNIRTASGARRTLNEALQTSFRGGAVSGIAVVVLSLLGVAGLFFIYLFFVVAEPTSAPTGYDLESWHVVETLNLAVGYAFGASFAALFAQLGGGIYTKAADVGADLVGKVEAGIPEDDPRNPAVIADLVGDNVGDCAGRGADLFESTAAENIGAMILGAAIFGLTGNIDWVFFPLVVRAFGLLASLVGIMMVKLKNEDEEPMAALNRGYYVSAIIGAIGFYFISQEMLGAWQFFVCGVIGIALSIAIVFITQYYTAGEYRPVREIAKASETGPATNIITGFSIGLETTALPIIAIAISLLASYFLGQDAAATVLGVSDPSANSQFIFGLFGTAVATMGMLATAAFVLAMDTFGPITDNAGGITEMSKQPEDVRRRTDRLDAVGNTTKALTKGYAMGSAALAAYLLFAAYFQEVAVKLNVDLLSIFVVDIAQPPVFVAALIGGMLVFFFTSLAIRAVGKAAYDMINEVRRQFKEKPGILAGTEKPDYAQCVDISTVGALKAMVLPGILPVVVPIAVGLIWRYAYPDPTQQIAVQAVGAFLMVATIVGILMATLLNNGGGAWDNAKKYVETGHHGGKKSPAHAAAVVGDTVGDPFKDTAGPSLHVLVKLLSTITLVFAGLFIIM, translated from the coding sequence ATGGCTATAGAAATCGATGCCTGGGTATACCTAATACCGATCGCTGGCGTAATCGGCCTCCTGGTCGCGGGCCTTCTGACTCGTCACATCTTCAAGAAGGACACTGGCACCCCCGAAATGAAGTTTATCGGGGATGCTATTCGCGAAGGAGCCATGGCCTACTTGGCCCGTCAGTATAAAACGATTGCAATTATAAGCGTGATCTTAGGAATTATCATAATGATAGGACTGAGATTTGAGGTCGGCGTTGCCTTCTTGCTCGGTGCCTTCTTCTCCGCACTGTCTGGCTATATTGGGATGTATGTTGCTGTCAACAGCAACATTCGGACCGCCAGCGGTGCAAGAAGGACCCTCAACGAGGCTTTGCAGACATCATTCCGCGGCGGCGCCGTTTCCGGTATCGCCGTGGTCGTTCTGAGTCTTCTAGGTGTTGCTGGTCTCTTCTTCATCTACCTGTTCTTCGTGGTCGCTGAACCCACCTCTGCTCCGACTGGATATGATCTCGAGTCCTGGCACGTCGTGGAGACCCTGAACCTCGCCGTTGGTTACGCATTCGGTGCGTCCTTCGCTGCGCTGTTCGCCCAACTGGGCGGCGGTATCTATACTAAGGCTGCCGATGTGGGTGCTGACCTCGTCGGTAAGGTCGAGGCCGGTATACCTGAGGACGACCCCCGTAACCCCGCTGTCATCGCTGACCTTGTTGGTGACAACGTCGGTGACTGCGCTGGTCGTGGCGCTGACCTGTTCGAGTCCACCGCCGCCGAGAACATCGGTGCTATGATCCTCGGTGCTGCCATCTTCGGCCTCACTGGTAACATTGACTGGGTGTTCTTCCCGCTGGTCGTTCGTGCCTTCGGTCTTCTCGCCTCACTTGTCGGCATCATGATGGTGAAGCTGAAGAACGAGGACGAGGAGCCGATGGCGGCTTTGAACCGCGGTTACTACGTTTCTGCTATTATTGGCGCGATTGGCTTCTACTTCATCAGCCAAGAGATGCTAGGTGCCTGGCAGTTCTTCGTTTGCGGGGTCATCGGGATCGCTCTGTCCATCGCCATCGTGTTCATCACACAATATTATACAGCTGGCGAATACAGGCCTGTCCGCGAGATCGCTAAGGCTTCCGAGACTGGCCCGGCCACTAACATTATCACCGGGTTCTCTATCGGTCTGGAGACCACCGCGCTGCCTATCATCGCTATAGCCATATCCCTGCTGGCCTCTTACTTCCTAGGGCAGGATGCCGCGGCTACGGTTCTGGGCGTCAGTGACCCCTCCGCCAACAGCCAGTTCATATTCGGCCTGTTCGGGACCGCTGTCGCCACCATGGGTATGCTGGCTACCGCAGCCTTCGTGCTGGCCATGGACACTTTTGGGCCGATCACCGACAACGCCGGTGGCATCACAGAGATGTCCAAGCAACCTGAGGACGTCCGCCGCAGGACCGACAGGCTGGACGCGGTCGGTAACACCACCAAGGCCCTCACCAAGGGATACGCCATGGGTTCCGCTGCCCTTGCCGCCTACCTGCTGTTCGCTGCCTACTTCCAGGAGGTTGCGGTCAAGCTCAATGTGGACCTTCTGTCCATATTCGTGGTCGACATCGCCCAGCCCCCCGTGTTCGTAGCTGCTCTGATCGGCGGTATGCTGGTCTTCTTCTTCACATCCCTGGCCATTCGCGCCGTGGGCAAGGCTGCCTACGACATGATCAATGAGGTCAGGAGGCAGTTCAAGGAGAAGCCCGGAATCCTCGCAGGAACGGAGAAGCCCGACTACGCCCAGTGCGTCGATATCTCCACCGTTGGAGCCCTTAAGGCCATGGTCCTGCCCGGTATCCTGCCGGTCGTGGTCCCCATCGCCGTCGGTCTCATCTGGCGTTACGCCTACCCTGACCCCACCCAGCAGATCGCGGTTCAGGCCGTTGGGGCCTTCCTGATGGTCGCTACCATCGTCGGTATCCTGATGGCCACGCTGCTCAACAACGGCGGCGGTGCCTGGGACAACGCGAAGAAATATGTGGAGACCGGACACCACGGCGGCAAGAAGAGCCCTGCTCACGCTGCTGCGGTCGTCGGTGACACTGTCGGTGACCCCTTCAAGGACACCGCCGGTCCGTCCCTGCACGTGCTGGTGAAGCTGCTCTCCACCATCACCCTGGTCTTCGCTGGGCTGTTCATCATAATGTAA
- a CDS encoding DNA-directed RNA polymerase, subunit E'', with product MKIQKACKHCSFMSEEDTCPLCGNQTSKDWQGYVIIVDHTRSEIAKRMGINVNGKFALKVR from the coding sequence ATGAAGATACAAAAGGCCTGCAAGCACTGCAGCTTCATGAGCGAGGAGGACACCTGTCCCCTGTGCGGAAACCAGACCTCCAAGGATTGGCAGGGTTATGTCATAATTGTAGATCACACTCGTTCGGAGATCGCGAAGCGGATGGGGATCAATGTCAACGGAAAGTTCGCCCTCAAGGTGCGTTAG
- a CDS encoding NAD(P)-binding domain-containing protein: MKRYGFIGYGNMGRAVLLSLLGKDSIAPDKVMVYNRTPDRLKELSASYPDVVIASDPPKIARASDVLFLCTDSSAVLSVLEDLSPYIDMRTHVVSINGGISIEEIEARHNGPVSRVIPTIIMTSGHGLTLITHGCRVPLAMQMDLQALFQRCSKVKVLAEDDLVRYTDLTSCAPGLLAMMVEAFVQAGARSSGLPLKEVQEVLLETLVGTASILAKGSESTHGLMEKVATKGGITEKGLRVLEMELPSTFDHMFEATRKAR, translated from the coding sequence ATGAAAAGGTACGGGTTCATCGGATACGGGAACATGGGGCGGGCGGTTCTCCTGTCCCTCCTGGGTAAAGATTCCATCGCCCCTGACAAGGTTATGGTCTACAACCGCACCCCGGACCGGCTCAAGGAACTTTCCGCATCGTACCCCGACGTGGTCATTGCCTCCGACCCTCCAAAGATAGCCCGCGCTTCGGACGTCCTGTTCCTGTGCACCGACTCTTCCGCCGTGCTCAGTGTTTTGGAGGACCTGTCCCCATACATCGATATGCGCACACATGTGGTCTCGATAAACGGCGGAATCTCGATAGAGGAGATCGAGGCCCGTCACAACGGTCCCGTCAGCAGGGTCATTCCCACCATAATCATGACCTCTGGACATGGTCTCACATTGATCACCCACGGCTGCCGGGTGCCTTTAGCGATGCAGATGGACCTGCAGGCCTTATTCCAGCGGTGCAGCAAGGTGAAGGTCTTGGCCGAGGATGACCTTGTTCGTTACACTGACCTGACAAGCTGTGCCCCCGGCCTCTTGGCCATGATGGTAGAGGCCTTCGTGCAGGCAGGAGCGAGGTCCAGCGGTCTCCCCCTCAAGGAGGTCCAGGAGGTGCTCCTGGAGACCTTGGTGGGAACGGCCTCGATCCTGGCGAAAGGCAGCGAGAGCACACATGGACTGATGGAGAAGGTCGCCACCAAGGGCGGAATAACGGAAAAGGGGCTTAGGGTCCTGGAGATGGAGCTTCCCTCCACCTTCGACCATATGTTCGAGGCGACGAGGAAGGCACGATAG
- a CDS encoding universal stress protein gives MQWYRKILIPTDGSKYAQNAVARGLYIAKMLNADVTLLTVIDVKATVSLQQGLGVPDEYAYQQKSAEAAVEAAEAMAKEMGVRATSIVKRGSPAYDIIEESKNHDLIVMASRGRTGVARLFIGSVAEKVVRFAACPVLVVKTKE, from the coding sequence ATGCAATGGTACCGGAAGATACTCATCCCCACTGATGGCAGCAAGTATGCTCAGAACGCGGTAGCACGCGGCCTCTACATCGCCAAGATGTTGAACGCGGACGTGACCCTTCTCACCGTGATTGATGTCAAGGCCACGGTGAGTCTGCAACAGGGCCTGGGCGTGCCTGATGAGTACGCTTACCAGCAGAAGTCAGCGGAGGCCGCGGTGGAGGCAGCGGAGGCGATGGCCAAGGAGATGGGGGTTAGGGCGACCTCCATAGTAAAGAGGGGTTCACCGGCCTATGACATCATCGAGGAGTCAAAGAACCATGACCTCATAGTGATGGCCAGTCGGGGGAGGACGGGAGTGGCCAGGCTGTTCATTGGGAGTGTGGCCGAGAAGGTTGTCCGGTTCGCGGCCTGTCCAGTGCTGGTCGTCAAGACCAAGGAGTGA
- a CDS encoding phosphatidate cytidylyltransferase produces the protein MGDIVGLILVYSYVIVVIVISTLAKKRFPGCGYRKIIHILVGNIAFLWWVFDSRYIMAFLAAAPFIVLLLLVTPRSPLRKFENSFLKMATSQGHGYGLVYYAISWTILALVLFDDRMVASIGIVAMSYGDGVGGLIGKQYGRRKLWKDKSYVGTAAVMIGTFLATLAVIAFYTYLNGVVPGLNVHQYSVATALGLAAVVGLFVSLVEMLSPGEYDNLIVPFSTVALVLLIQWFLLGG, from the coding sequence ATGGGAGATATCGTCGGTCTCATCTTGGTATACTCCTATGTCATAGTTGTCATCGTCATCTCGACCCTGGCCAAGAAGCGGTTCCCGGGTTGTGGCTACCGCAAGATAATACACATCCTGGTCGGTAACATTGCGTTCTTGTGGTGGGTGTTCGACTCGCGATACATCATGGCCTTTCTGGCCGCGGCACCCTTCATCGTCCTGCTGCTGCTGGTGACCCCTCGCTCTCCACTGCGTAAGTTCGAGAATTCATTCCTCAAGATGGCCACCTCGCAAGGGCACGGCTATGGCCTGGTCTACTATGCAATATCCTGGACCATCCTGGCGTTGGTGCTGTTCGATGATCGCATGGTGGCGAGCATTGGCATCGTGGCCATGTCCTATGGGGACGGGGTCGGGGGCCTTATAGGAAAGCAGTATGGACGCCGCAAACTGTGGAAGGACAAGAGCTACGTGGGTACGGCAGCGGTGATGATAGGTACGTTCCTGGCCACCCTAGCGGTCATCGCATTCTACACCTATCTTAATGGGGTGGTTCCTGGGCTCAACGTGCACCAGTACTCAGTTGCTACAGCCCTCGGCCTGGCAGCGGTAGTGGGACTCTTCGTATCCTTGGTGGAGATGCTTTCGCCGGGAGAGTACGATAACCTCATTGTCCCCTTCTCCACCGTGGCCTTGGTCCTCCTGATACAATGGTTCCTCCTGGGGGGATGA